From Streptomyces fungicidicus, one genomic window encodes:
- a CDS encoding class F sortase — translation MRRRFRRDGGPGNTAIAAVTALALCAGMWLLHDGTGTHAPPQPSAAQAHSGSGRHDTGGSAAPALPPSPPDRVRIPAIDVDAPLTGLGLTGTGSLDVPPAGRKNLAGWYEAGTTPGETGTAIVAGHVDNADGPAVFYSLGALDKGSTIEVDRRDGTVAVFAVDAVEVYDARDFPDAKVYGAAGRPELRVITCGGGYSRTTGYRGNVVVYAHLTGSR, via the coding sequence ATGCGCCGCAGGTTCCGCCGGGACGGAGGTCCGGGCAACACCGCGATAGCGGCCGTCACGGCGCTCGCCCTGTGCGCGGGGATGTGGCTGCTGCACGACGGGACCGGAACGCACGCGCCGCCGCAGCCGTCCGCCGCCCAGGCGCACTCCGGCAGCGGCCGCCACGACACCGGCGGGTCCGCCGCGCCCGCGCTGCCGCCCTCCCCGCCGGACCGGGTGCGCATCCCCGCGATCGACGTGGACGCGCCCCTGACCGGCCTCGGCCTGACCGGGACCGGCAGCCTCGACGTCCCCCCGGCCGGCCGCAAGAACCTGGCCGGCTGGTACGAGGCCGGCACCACGCCGGGCGAGACGGGCACCGCGATCGTCGCCGGCCACGTCGACAACGCCGACGGCCCCGCCGTCTTCTACTCTCTCGGCGCCCTGGACAAGGGCAGCACCATCGAGGTGGACCGGCGCGACGGCACCGTCGCCGTGTTCGCGGTGGACGCCGTGGAGGTGTACGACGCGCGGGACTTCCCCGACGCGAAGGTCTACGGGGCGGCGGGGCGCCCGGAGCTACGCGTCATCACCTGCGGCGGCGGCTACTCCCGGACGACCGGCTACCGCGGCAACGTCGTCGTGTACGCCCATCTGACCGGCAGCCGCTGA
- a CDS encoding winged helix-turn-helix transcriptional regulator, producing the protein MRARRPGGYVCGIDAAMDVIGGKWKVLVLWALHVRPHRFGELRRELPGITEKVLASHLRELEADGIVHREVYDEVPPRVEYSLTPRGVTLNEALEPLGAWGRRHVLGSAAAGQMGVHDDVAAVAGRPGVAAAAGDDA; encoded by the coding sequence GTGAGGGCACGGCGGCCGGGCGGGTACGTGTGCGGGATCGACGCGGCGATGGACGTGATCGGCGGCAAGTGGAAGGTGCTCGTCCTGTGGGCGCTGCACGTACGGCCGCACCGCTTCGGCGAGCTGCGCCGGGAACTCCCCGGCATCACCGAGAAGGTGCTCGCCTCCCATCTGCGGGAGCTGGAGGCGGACGGCATCGTGCACCGCGAGGTGTACGACGAGGTCCCGCCCCGCGTCGAGTACTCGCTGACGCCGAGGGGCGTGACCCTGAACGAGGCGCTGGAGCCGCTGGGGGCGTGGGGGCGGCGGCACGTGCTCGGTTCAGCGGCTGCCGGTCAGATGGGCGTACACGACGACGTTGCCGCGGTAGCCGGTCGTCCGGGAGTAGCCGCCGCCGCAGGTGATGACGCGTAG
- a CDS encoding NAD(P)-dependent oxidoreductase, whose protein sequence is MTDNTLATAPASRTALTLLGTGAMGTALARAWLAAGHPVTVWNRTPARAGALAAEGAAVAATAADAVAASRLVVVCLLDDASVGEALEHADLTGRDLVNLTTGTPAEGRTRAAWAESRGARFLDGGIMAVPPMIGAPESGGYVFYSGSRALFEEHRGTLAVPAGTRWVGADPGFAALYDVALLSAMSGLFAGITHAFALIRREDVDPVGFAPLLASWLTAMTPAAHRTAEQLASGDYTTGVVSNLAMQSAGNTTLLRTAEEQGVSPELLTPYTALMARHVADGHGDEDGVGMIDLLVRPGAS, encoded by the coding sequence ATGACCGACAACACCCTTGCCACCGCTCCTGCTTCCCGTACCGCCCTCACCCTCCTCGGAACCGGCGCCATGGGCACCGCCCTCGCCCGTGCCTGGCTCGCCGCCGGGCACCCGGTGACCGTCTGGAACCGCACGCCCGCCCGCGCCGGGGCCCTCGCCGCCGAGGGCGCCGCCGTCGCCGCGACCGCCGCCGACGCGGTCGCCGCGAGCCGTCTGGTGGTCGTCTGCCTGCTCGACGACGCCTCCGTGGGCGAGGCGCTGGAGCACGCCGACCTGACCGGCCGTGACCTGGTGAACCTCACCACCGGGACCCCGGCGGAGGGCCGCACCCGCGCGGCCTGGGCCGAGTCGCGGGGCGCGCGCTTCCTGGACGGCGGGATCATGGCCGTACCGCCGATGATCGGCGCCCCGGAGTCCGGCGGATACGTCTTCTACAGCGGCTCGCGGGCCCTGTTCGAGGAGCACCGCGGCACCCTCGCCGTCCCGGCCGGCACCCGCTGGGTCGGTGCCGACCCGGGCTTCGCCGCGCTGTACGACGTGGCGCTGCTGAGCGCGATGAGCGGACTCTTCGCGGGCATCACCCACGCCTTCGCCCTGATCCGCCGGGAGGACGTCGACCCCGTCGGCTTCGCGCCCCTGCTCGCCTCCTGGCTCACCGCGATGACGCCGGCCGCGCACCGGACCGCCGAGCAGCTGGCGAGCGGCGACTACACCACGGGCGTGGTGTCCAACCTGGCCATGCAGTCCGCCGGCAACACCACGCTGCTGCGCACCGCCGAGGAGCAGGGCGTCAGCCCCGAACTGCTGACGCCGTACACCGCCCTGATGGCCCGCCACGTCGCCGACGGCCACGGCGACGAGGACGGGGTGGGCATGATCGACCTGCTGGTACGGCCGGGGGCTAGCTAG
- a CDS encoding outer membrane protein assembly factor BamB family protein, whose amino-acid sequence MAEDGRPSGTRALKTAAAVLGAGALTGLAVEFHVLGWSSIPGNSCGGRYRPCPEGTTPTLILAFLFTFAGLAGLTVALAAFTRVRPGRAVPGALAAAGLLIALWPGWQAYLWLRGPVLDPVWQAGPDRPASVRGVGAWTIGDDAGTVVRARSDALVAYDSATGGRGWLLRAPVRESVCAMSDRVTDGIGLVAFARDEKPCDTVWGVDASSGRKVWERDLTGRTLLYGGGGVLGADADTGVAVALGEHSVHGYGLADGAVRWTAKPTAARAEGGDDAECEPVTASSAGGTTRVAVTCGPYSDFHSAWLLTLDSATGKELSRRELPVESYLNVAAVLSAEPFTLLVQENDDRGLAAVLAYDDPDDPERRPVTIPLTADEEDVALSGLHPVFTARPVFRAVVTGGNLIVAAAEPGSGAPERVAAYALDDGRRVWHTDLGTTVAALAPAGRDRVAVLGESQRLWTLTTGDGRRVGEEDGTTVRDIALKLDAEPQLIGAGDDWVLVNTDGAGRPPALAVSP is encoded by the coding sequence ATGGCCGAGGACGGCAGACCGTCCGGGACGCGGGCGCTGAAGACGGCCGCGGCGGTGCTCGGGGCGGGTGCGCTGACCGGGCTCGCGGTGGAGTTCCATGTGCTGGGGTGGTCGTCCATCCCCGGCAACAGCTGCGGCGGCAGGTACCGGCCCTGCCCGGAGGGCACCACGCCGACCCTGATCCTGGCGTTCCTGTTCACCTTCGCGGGCCTGGCCGGGCTCACCGTCGCCCTCGCCGCCTTCACCCGGGTCCGTCCCGGCAGGGCCGTGCCCGGGGCACTCGCCGCGGCGGGCCTGCTGATCGCCCTGTGGCCCGGCTGGCAGGCCTACCTCTGGCTGCGCGGACCGGTGCTCGACCCGGTCTGGCAGGCGGGCCCGGACCGGCCCGCGAGCGTGCGCGGCGTCGGCGCCTGGACGATCGGCGACGACGCCGGGACGGTCGTACGGGCCCGGAGCGACGCGCTGGTCGCCTACGACTCCGCCACCGGCGGGCGCGGCTGGCTGCTGCGGGCGCCCGTGCGGGAGTCGGTGTGCGCGATGAGCGACCGCGTCACCGACGGCATCGGCCTGGTCGCCTTCGCGCGGGACGAGAAGCCCTGCGACACCGTGTGGGGCGTCGACGCGAGCAGCGGACGCAAGGTGTGGGAGCGCGACCTCACCGGCAGGACACTGCTGTACGGCGGCGGCGGGGTGCTCGGCGCCGACGCGGACACGGGCGTGGCCGTGGCGCTGGGCGAACACTCGGTCCACGGGTACGGGCTCGCCGACGGCGCGGTGCGCTGGACCGCGAAGCCCACCGCGGCCCGCGCCGAGGGCGGGGACGACGCCGAGTGCGAGCCGGTGACGGCCTCCTCGGCCGGCGGCACCACCCGGGTCGCCGTCACGTGCGGCCCCTACTCCGACTTCCACTCGGCGTGGCTGCTCACCCTCGACAGCGCCACGGGAAAGGAACTGAGCCGGCGTGAGCTGCCGGTCGAGAGCTACCTCAACGTGGCCGCGGTGCTCTCCGCCGAGCCGTTCACCCTGCTGGTGCAGGAGAACGACGACCGCGGGCTCGCCGCCGTACTGGCCTACGACGACCCGGACGACCCCGAGCGCCGGCCGGTGACGATCCCCCTCACCGCCGACGAGGAGGACGTGGCCCTCTCCGGGCTCCACCCCGTGTTCACCGCACGGCCGGTGTTCCGCGCGGTGGTGACCGGCGGGAACCTGATCGTGGCCGCCGCGGAGCCGGGGTCGGGCGCCCCCGAGCGGGTCGCGGCCTACGCGCTGGACGACGGCCGGCGCGTCTGGCACACGGACCTGGGCACCACGGTCGCCGCCCTCGCCCCGGCGGGCCGGGACCGGGTGGCCGTACTCGGCGAGTCCCAGCGGCTGTGGACGCTCACCACCGGGGACGGCAGGCGGGTGGGCGAGGAGGACGGCACCACGGTGCGCGACATCGCCCTGAAGCTCGACGCCGAACCGCAGCTCATCGGGGCGGGCGACGACTGGGTGCTCGTCAACACCGACGGCGCCGGCCGTCCCCCCGCGCTCGCGGTCAGCCCCTAG
- a CDS encoding sulfite exporter TauE/SafE family protein: MPDISLTTVVLLCLAALAAGWIDAVVGGGGLLLLPALLLGLPAGTPAAHALGTNKAVAIVGTTGAAVTYARKAPVDVRTAVRIGLAALAGSSAGAFFAAGMSTEVLKPVIMVVLLAVAAFVILRPAFGTAPATGPATRRQILSAIGLAGLGIGFYDGLIGPGTGTFLVLALTALLHLDLVTASATAKIVNCCTNAGALATFAWQGAVLWQLAALMAVFNLAGGTLGARTALKKGSGFVRVVLLTVVFALVANLAYEQWLA, from the coding sequence ATGCCCGACATCTCCCTGACCACGGTCGTTCTCCTCTGCCTGGCCGCTCTCGCCGCCGGCTGGATCGACGCCGTGGTCGGCGGCGGCGGGCTGCTGCTTCTGCCGGCCCTGCTGCTCGGCCTGCCCGCCGGCACCCCGGCCGCGCACGCCCTGGGCACCAACAAGGCGGTCGCGATCGTGGGCACCACGGGCGCGGCGGTGACGTACGCCCGCAAGGCGCCGGTGGACGTGCGGACCGCCGTGCGCATCGGCCTCGCGGCGCTCGCGGGATCCTCGGCCGGCGCCTTCTTCGCGGCCGGGATGAGCACGGAGGTCCTCAAGCCGGTGATCATGGTGGTGCTGCTCGCGGTGGCCGCCTTCGTGATCCTGCGCCCCGCCTTCGGCACCGCCCCGGCCACCGGCCCGGCGACCCGCCGCCAGATCCTCTCCGCGATCGGCCTGGCCGGCCTCGGCATCGGCTTCTACGACGGTCTCATCGGCCCCGGCACCGGCACGTTCCTGGTGCTGGCGCTCACCGCCCTGCTCCACCTCGACCTGGTCACCGCCTCCGCCACCGCGAAGATCGTCAACTGCTGCACCAACGCCGGCGCCCTCGCCACCTTCGCCTGGCAGGGCGCGGTGCTGTGGCAGCTGGCGGCGCTGATGGCCGTCTTCAACCTGGCGGGCGGCACCCTCGGCGCCCGCACCGCCCTGAAGAAGGGCAGCGGCTTCGTCCGCGTCGTCCTCCTGACGGTCGTTTTCGCCCTGGTCGCGAACCTGGCGTACGAGCAGTGGCTGGCCTGA
- a CDS encoding NAD(P)/FAD-dependent oxidoreductase, with product MTSNERVVVIGSGLAGVRLARRLGELGTPVTLIGEEEHPPYNRVLLAEVLAGRYSPEVIALPAPAELIRSRVTGIDRAARTVACADGTVIAYDRLVLATGSNPVLPPLRGLFTGDRELPGGVHAFRTLDDCLGLAGEVRPGARAVVIGGGLLGVSAARALAARGAQVVLAQQSGRLMERRLDPAASSLVERYLTGLGVEVHTECRVRDVRCAGGAVRSVELADGYALDADLVVLTCGVRPRTGLARDAGLDVREGVVVDDELRTSDPYVHAVGDCVQHAGTVYGLAAPALEQADALAALLAGDSGARYTGTRSLTRLTLSGPDSPFDLAAFGETEALPGDDVVQLTDATRGTYRKVVVRDDRLVGGVLVGALGTVGALARAWEGAEPLPSDGGPLLHLLTTDGGS from the coding sequence ATGACCTCGAACGAGCGTGTGGTGGTGATCGGCTCCGGCCTCGCGGGCGTACGGCTCGCCCGGCGGCTCGGCGAGCTGGGCACGCCGGTGACGCTGATCGGCGAGGAGGAGCACCCCCCGTACAACAGGGTGCTGCTCGCCGAGGTGCTGGCCGGGCGCTACAGCCCCGAGGTGATCGCCCTGCCGGCGCCAGCGGAGCTGATCCGCAGCCGGGTCACCGGCATCGACCGCGCGGCCCGCACCGTGGCCTGCGCGGACGGCACGGTGATCGCATACGACAGGCTGGTCCTGGCCACCGGCTCCAACCCGGTGCTGCCGCCGCTGCGCGGCCTGTTCACCGGGGACCGCGAACTGCCCGGGGGCGTGCACGCGTTCCGCACCCTGGACGACTGCCTGGGCCTGGCCGGGGAGGTACGGCCGGGGGCGCGGGCGGTGGTCATCGGCGGCGGCCTGCTCGGGGTCTCCGCGGCCCGCGCGCTCGCCGCGCGCGGCGCCCAGGTGGTCCTCGCCCAGCAGTCCGGGCGGCTCATGGAGCGCCGGCTCGACCCGGCCGCCTCCTCGCTCGTCGAGCGGTACCTGACCGGCCTCGGCGTGGAGGTGCACACCGAGTGCCGGGTGCGGGACGTGCGCTGCGCCGGCGGCGCGGTCCGCTCGGTGGAGCTGGCCGACGGCTACGCCCTCGACGCCGACCTCGTGGTGCTGACCTGCGGGGTGCGCCCGCGGACCGGTCTCGCGCGGGACGCCGGACTCGACGTCCGCGAGGGCGTCGTGGTCGACGACGAGCTGCGCACCTCCGACCCGTACGTCCACGCCGTCGGCGACTGCGTCCAGCACGCCGGCACGGTGTACGGGCTGGCCGCCCCGGCGCTGGAACAGGCCGACGCGCTCGCCGCGCTGCTCGCCGGGGACTCCGGCGCCCGCTACACCGGCACCCGTTCGCTGACCCGGCTCACCCTCAGCGGGCCGGACAGCCCCTTCGACCTGGCCGCGTTCGGGGAGACCGAGGCGCTGCCGGGCGACGACGTCGTCCAGCTCACCGATGCCACCCGGGGCACCTACCGCAAGGTCGTCGTCCGTGACGACCGCCTGGTCGGCGGGGTCCTGGTCGGCGCACTCGGCACCGTCGGCGCCCTCGCGCGCGCCTGGGAGGGAGCAGAGCCGCTCCCCTCCGACGGCGGGCCCCTGCTCCACCTGCTCACCACTGACGGAGGCTCCTGA
- the nirB gene encoding nitrite reductase large subunit NirB, translating into MSTDTPTIVLVGHGMVGQRFLEALAGRGLTATHRVVVLCEEPRPAYDRVQLTSYFSGSTPEDLSLTDPEFLERHGIELRLGDPAETVDREARRVTARSGLVVGYDVLVLATGSYPFVPPVPNKDAEGCFVYRTIEDLLAIEEYARRSTTGAVVGGGLLGLEAAGALKGLGLTSHIVEFAPRLMPVQVDEGGGAALLRTIEDMGLSVHTGVGTQEIVVGDDGAVTGMKLSDGSELATDLVVFSAGVRPRDQLARAAGLAVGERGGVAVDEQCRTVTDPRVFAIGECALAADGRVYGLVAPGYEQAETVAATIAGDEAAFAGADLSTKLKLLGVDVASFGDAHGTAADCLDVVYADSRAGLYKKLVVGRDGTLLGGILVGDAEAYGTLKAFTGSVPPVSPESLVLPAGAGAPVQLGPSALPDDAIICSCNNVRKGTIREAVTEHHCTTVPEVKKCTKAGTTCGSCVKVLGQLLNAELEASGVEVDKGLCACFSQTREELYEIVLALRVTSYRELLDRHGREDARGGDGCEVCKPAVGSIIASLAPTIGAGTHVLDGEQAALQDTNDHFLANLQKNGSYSVVPRVPGGEIAPEKLIVIGEIARDFGLYTKITGGQRIDMFGARVEQLPLIWTRLVDAGFESGHAYGKSLRTVKSCVGQTWCRYGVQDSVRMAIDLELRYRGLRSPHKLKSAVSGCQRECAEAQSKDFGVIATASGWNLYVGGNGGATPRHADLLAQDLSDAELIRLIDRFLMFYIRTADRLERTSVWLDRIPGGLDHVRDVVVHDSLGICDELEALMAAHVAHYRDEWAETINDPEKLARFVSFVNAPDTPDPVVAFVPERDQMKPDLPLLAIGLRPADDILEGTATR; encoded by the coding sequence ATGTCCACGGACACCCCGACCATCGTGCTCGTCGGCCACGGCATGGTCGGCCAGCGCTTCCTCGAGGCGCTCGCCGGGCGCGGCCTGACCGCCACCCACCGCGTGGTCGTCCTGTGCGAGGAGCCGCGCCCGGCGTACGACCGCGTCCAGCTCACCTCGTACTTCTCGGGGAGCACGCCCGAGGACCTGTCGCTGACGGACCCGGAGTTCCTCGAGCGGCACGGCATCGAGCTGCGCCTCGGCGACCCGGCGGAGACCGTCGACCGCGAGGCGCGCCGGGTGACGGCCCGTTCCGGGCTGGTCGTCGGCTACGACGTGCTGGTCCTGGCCACCGGCTCCTACCCGTTCGTGCCGCCGGTGCCGAACAAGGACGCCGAGGGCTGCTTCGTCTACCGCACGATCGAGGACCTGCTCGCGATCGAGGAGTACGCGAGGAGGTCGACGACCGGCGCGGTGGTCGGCGGCGGGCTGCTCGGCCTGGAGGCGGCGGGCGCGCTCAAGGGTCTCGGACTGACCTCCCACATCGTGGAGTTCGCGCCGCGCCTGATGCCGGTGCAGGTCGACGAGGGCGGCGGCGCGGCGCTGCTGCGCACCATCGAGGACATGGGCCTGAGCGTCCACACGGGCGTCGGCACGCAGGAGATCGTGGTCGGCGACGACGGCGCGGTCACCGGCATGAAGCTGTCCGACGGCTCCGAACTCGCCACCGACCTGGTGGTGTTCTCCGCCGGTGTCCGCCCCCGCGACCAGCTGGCCCGCGCCGCGGGCCTCGCCGTCGGCGAGCGCGGCGGCGTCGCGGTCGACGAGCAGTGCCGTACGGTCACCGACCCGCGGGTGTTCGCGATCGGCGAGTGCGCGCTGGCCGCCGACGGCCGGGTGTACGGCCTGGTCGCGCCCGGTTACGAGCAGGCCGAGACGGTCGCGGCGACCATCGCCGGGGACGAGGCGGCCTTCGCCGGCGCCGACCTGTCCACCAAGCTGAAGCTGCTCGGCGTGGACGTGGCGTCCTTCGGCGACGCGCACGGCACCGCCGCGGACTGTCTGGACGTCGTGTACGCCGACAGCCGGGCCGGCCTGTACAAGAAGCTGGTCGTCGGCCGGGACGGCACGCTGCTCGGCGGCATCCTGGTCGGCGACGCGGAGGCGTACGGCACGCTGAAGGCGTTCACCGGCTCGGTGCCGCCGGTCTCCCCCGAGTCGCTGGTGCTGCCGGCCGGCGCGGGCGCGCCCGTGCAGCTCGGCCCGTCCGCGCTGCCGGACGACGCGATCATCTGCTCCTGCAACAACGTCCGCAAGGGCACCATCCGCGAGGCGGTCACCGAGCACCACTGCACCACCGTGCCCGAGGTGAAGAAGTGCACCAAGGCCGGTACGACCTGCGGCAGTTGCGTCAAGGTCCTGGGCCAGCTGCTCAACGCCGAGCTGGAGGCGAGCGGCGTCGAGGTCGACAAGGGCCTGTGCGCCTGCTTCTCCCAGACCCGCGAGGAGCTGTACGAGATCGTCCTCGCCCTGCGCGTCACCTCCTACCGGGAGCTGCTGGACCGGCACGGCCGGGAGGACGCGCGGGGCGGCGACGGCTGCGAGGTCTGCAAGCCGGCGGTCGGCTCGATCATCGCCTCCCTCGCCCCGACGATCGGCGCCGGCACGCACGTCCTGGACGGCGAGCAGGCGGCCCTCCAGGACACCAACGACCACTTCCTGGCCAACCTGCAGAAGAACGGCTCGTACTCGGTCGTGCCCCGCGTCCCGGGCGGTGAGATCGCCCCGGAGAAGCTGATCGTGATCGGGGAGATCGCCCGCGACTTCGGCCTCTACACGAAGATCACCGGGGGCCAGCGGATCGACATGTTCGGCGCGCGGGTCGAACAGCTCCCGCTGATCTGGACCCGCCTGGTGGACGCCGGTTTCGAGTCCGGCCACGCCTACGGCAAGTCGCTGCGCACGGTGAAGTCCTGCGTCGGGCAGACCTGGTGCCGCTACGGCGTCCAGGACTCCGTGCGCATGGCGATCGACCTGGAGCTGCGCTACCGGGGGCTGCGCTCCCCGCACAAGCTCAAGTCCGCGGTCTCCGGCTGCCAGCGCGAGTGCGCCGAGGCCCAGTCGAAGGACTTCGGCGTCATCGCCACCGCGAGCGGCTGGAACCTCTACGTCGGCGGCAACGGCGGCGCCACCCCGCGCCACGCGGACCTGCTCGCACAGGACCTCTCGGACGCCGAACTGATCCGGCTGATCGACCGGTTCCTGATGTTCTACATCCGCACCGCCGACCGTCTGGAGCGCACCAGCGTCTGGCTGGACCGGATCCCCGGCGGCCTGGACCACGTACGGGACGTCGTCGTCCATGACTCGCTGGGCATCTGCGACGAGCTGGAGGCCCTGATGGCCGCCCATGTCGCGCACTACCGCGACGAGTGGGCGGAGACCATCAACGACCCGGAGAAGCTGGCCCGGTTCGTGTCCTTCGTGAACGCGCCCGACACCCCCGACCCGGTGGTCGCCTTCGTCCCCGAGCGCGACCAGATGAAGCCCGACCTGCCGCTGCTGGCCATCGGCCTGCGACCTGCCGACGACATCCTGGAAGGAACCGCCACGCGATGA
- the nirD gene encoding nitrite reductase small subunit NirD: MTLALETTDLKVRLRLTDDWVTVCDLSALLPGRGVAALLPDGSQAAVFADRAGRLYAIDNRDPFTGAAVLSRGLTGTHRGRPFVASPLLKQRFDLESGRCLDDETVRVTAYEVKAA, translated from the coding sequence ATGACCCTGGCACTCGAGACCACCGATCTGAAGGTCCGGCTCCGCCTCACCGACGACTGGGTCACGGTCTGCGACCTGAGCGCGCTGCTCCCCGGCCGGGGCGTGGCCGCCCTGCTCCCCGACGGGAGCCAGGCCGCCGTCTTCGCCGACCGCGCCGGACGTCTCTACGCCATCGACAACCGCGACCCGTTCACCGGCGCGGCCGTCCTCTCCCGCGGCCTGACCGGCACCCACCGGGGGCGCCCGTTCGTCGCCTCCCCGCTCCTGAAGCAGCGCTTCGACCTGGAGTCGGGCCGGTGCCTGGACGACGAGACGGTACGGGTGACGGCGTACGAGGTGAAGGCGGCATAA
- a CDS encoding excalibur calcium-binding domain-containing protein — protein MNPFRTSAAAVLAALALAAVPAAAVAHDGGHPFKNCTEAYENGYANIAEGDDHYGKHLDRDGDGVGCDRPPADFTPHEDGGTEDGSTGSDGEERGGGTDLAETGGSDATPYIAAGGAAVVLLGGGVMIAARRRRDDAR, from the coding sequence ATGAACCCGTTCCGCACCTCCGCCGCCGCGGTCCTCGCCGCGCTCGCCCTGGCCGCCGTGCCGGCCGCCGCCGTGGCCCACGACGGCGGCCACCCGTTCAAGAACTGCACCGAGGCGTACGAGAACGGGTACGCGAACATCGCCGAGGGCGACGACCACTACGGCAAGCACCTGGACCGCGACGGGGACGGCGTCGGCTGCGACCGGCCGCCCGCGGACTTCACGCCGCACGAGGACGGCGGCACGGAGGACGGGAGCACCGGCTCCGACGGCGAGGAGCGGGGCGGCGGCACCGACCTCGCCGAGACCGGCGGCAGCGACGCCACCCCCTACATCGCGGCCGGCGGCGCGGCCGTGGTGCTCCTCGGCGGCGGCGTGATGATCGCCGCCCGCAGGCGCCGCGACGACGCCCGCTGA